One part of the Microlunatus elymi genome encodes these proteins:
- a CDS encoding alpha-ketoglutarate-dependent dioxygenase AlkB: MDLRPGWLQGADALMRELLHTVPWHAERRQMYERVVDVPRMLCFYGEDDPLPHPVLDQAKRQLNEQYGAELGEPFVTAGMCLYRDGRDSVAWHGDTIGRGKSEDTMVAILSIGSARALSLRPRGSSTTWAKFPLGHGDLIVMGGSCQRTWEHAITKTAKPVGPRISIQFRPAGVR; this comes from the coding sequence GTGGACTTGCGGCCGGGTTGGCTGCAGGGTGCGGACGCGCTGATGCGGGAGTTGCTGCACACCGTGCCTTGGCACGCCGAGCGGCGCCAGATGTACGAGCGGGTGGTCGACGTGCCGCGGATGCTGTGCTTCTACGGTGAGGACGATCCGCTGCCACATCCGGTGTTGGACCAGGCGAAACGGCAACTCAACGAGCAGTACGGTGCCGAGCTCGGCGAGCCGTTCGTCACCGCCGGGATGTGCCTGTATCGCGACGGCCGGGATTCGGTGGCATGGCACGGCGACACCATCGGCCGCGGCAAGAGCGAGGACACGATGGTGGCGATCCTGTCCATCGGCTCGGCTCGGGCGCTCTCCCTGCGACCGCGAGGCAGCTCGACCACCTGGGCGAAGTTCCCGCTCGGGCACGGAGACCTGATCGTGATGGGCGGCTCCTGCCAACGCACCTGGGAGCACGCGATCACCAAGACCGCGAAGCCGGTCGGTCCCCGGATCAGCATCCAATTTCGCCCTGCCGGCGTCCGCTGA
- the wrbA gene encoding NAD(P)H:quinone oxidoreductase → MSESVKTAVIYYSSTGNIHRLAEAAVEGAEKAGSEVRLRRIRENAPQAAIASNEAWAAHAAATADIPVAELDDLDWADVVIFGAPTRYGNIPSQLQQFIDTTNPLWLQGKLADKVYTAFTSTQTAHGGQESTLLSLYTTLYHWGGIVVAPGYTDPIQFQTGNPYGTSHIAVSEPSEVTLDGLRYQARRAVEIAGALKAGRAA, encoded by the coding sequence ATGAGCGAGAGCGTCAAGACCGCCGTCATCTACTACAGCTCCACCGGCAACATCCATCGGCTGGCCGAAGCGGCCGTCGAGGGTGCGGAGAAGGCCGGCTCCGAGGTGCGACTGCGCCGGATCCGGGAGAACGCACCGCAGGCCGCCATCGCCAGCAACGAGGCATGGGCCGCCCACGCCGCCGCGACGGCCGACATCCCGGTGGCCGAGCTCGACGACCTGGACTGGGCCGACGTCGTGATCTTCGGCGCCCCCACCCGCTACGGCAACATCCCCAGCCAGCTGCAGCAGTTCATCGACACCACGAACCCGCTGTGGCTGCAGGGCAAGCTGGCCGACAAGGTCTACACCGCCTTCACCAGCACCCAGACCGCGCACGGTGGCCAGGAGTCCACGCTGCTGTCGCTCTACACCACGCTCTACCACTGGGGCGGAATCGTGGTTGCCCCTGGCTACACCGACCCGATCCAGTTCCAGACCGGCAACCCGTACGGCACCTCGCACATCGCCGTCAGCGAGCCGAGCGAGGTCACCCTGGACGGCCTGCGCTACCAGGCTCGTCGCGCCGTCGAGATTGCGGGCGCCCTGAAGGCCGGCCGCGCCGCCTGA
- a CDS encoding peptidoglycan D,D-transpeptidase FtsI family protein codes for MNRPIRRVTVLIMVLFGLLFANGTYLMVFQQSSLNANPLNRRARDEDFAQNRGSILAGDTPIAYSKPSDDRFKYQRIYPHGKLYAPITGFFSYDHANTALEDSYNTQLAGTDDSLFVRRIIDMVTNQAPQGASVQTTIDPDVQKAAADALGKQKGAAVAINPKTGAVLAMVTSPSFDPNKIASHDISAADKAYTKLINDPSGPMRNRVAREIYPPGSTFKLVTAAAALEQGAKPDTMVASPDRLLLPGTTTYLYNENKSSCGGAKITLTRALDVSCNTAFAQLGLDLGEDKLREQAVKFGFDARHLDEVGGVASVFPDTLNQSELAQSAIGQYEVAATPLQMAMVSAAIANQGKVMEPYLVSSVRSPDLQVLSTTKPKEISEAMSPQNAKELSDMMVDVVQNGTGTAAQIPQMLVAGKTGTAQSAPDRKPYAWFTAFAPADDPQVAVAVMVEDADIPRQDIAGGALAAPIAKAMIEAAVKK; via the coding sequence GTGAACCGACCGATCCGCCGGGTCACCGTGTTGATCATGGTGCTGTTCGGACTGCTGTTCGCCAATGGCACGTACCTGATGGTCTTCCAGCAGTCGTCACTGAACGCCAACCCGCTGAACCGGCGCGCCCGGGACGAGGACTTCGCCCAGAATCGCGGTTCGATCCTGGCCGGCGACACCCCGATCGCCTACAGCAAGCCGTCCGACGATCGGTTCAAGTACCAGCGGATCTACCCGCACGGCAAGTTGTACGCCCCGATCACCGGCTTCTTCTCCTACGACCACGCCAACACCGCGCTGGAGGACTCGTACAACACTCAGCTGGCGGGCACCGACGACAGCCTGTTCGTCCGCCGGATCATCGACATGGTCACCAACCAGGCGCCGCAGGGTGCCAGTGTGCAGACCACCATCGACCCGGACGTGCAGAAGGCCGCAGCGGACGCGCTGGGCAAGCAGAAGGGTGCTGCGGTCGCGATCAATCCGAAGACCGGCGCCGTACTGGCGATGGTGACCAGTCCGAGCTTCGATCCGAACAAGATCGCCTCCCACGACATCAGCGCCGCCGACAAGGCGTACACGAAGTTGATCAACGATCCATCCGGGCCGATGCGCAATCGGGTCGCGCGGGAGATCTATCCGCCCGGGTCGACGTTCAAGCTGGTGACCGCGGCGGCCGCGCTGGAGCAGGGTGCCAAGCCCGACACCATGGTCGCCTCACCCGATCGGCTGCTGCTGCCGGGCACGACCACCTATCTCTACAACGAAAACAAGTCCTCCTGCGGTGGGGCCAAGATCACCCTGACCCGTGCGCTGGACGTCTCCTGCAACACCGCCTTCGCCCAGCTCGGACTCGACCTGGGCGAGGACAAGCTGCGCGAGCAGGCGGTCAAGTTCGGCTTCGACGCCCGGCACCTGGACGAGGTCGGCGGCGTAGCCAGCGTCTTCCCCGACACCCTGAATCAGTCCGAGCTGGCGCAGTCGGCGATCGGTCAGTACGAGGTCGCCGCAACCCCGTTGCAGATGGCGATGGTGTCGGCCGCGATCGCCAACCAGGGCAAGGTGATGGAGCCGTACCTGGTCTCCTCGGTCCGCTCGCCCGACCTGCAGGTGCTGTCCACGACCAAGCCCAAGGAGATCTCCGAGGCGATGAGCCCGCAGAATGCCAAGGAGCTGTCCGACATGATGGTCGACGTGGTGCAGAACGGCACCGGCACCGCGGCACAGATCCCCCAGATGTTGGTCGCGGGTAAGACCGGCACGGCGCAGTCGGCGCCGGACCGCAAACCGTACGCCTGGTTCACCGCGTTCGCCCCGGCGGACGACCCGCAGGTCGCGGTGGCGGTGATGGTGGAGGACGCAGACATCCCCCGCCAGGACATCGCCGGTGGTGCCCTGGCGGCGCCGATCGCCAAGGCGATGATCGAGGCGGCGGTGAAGAAATGA
- a CDS encoding cell division protein CrgA, translating into MVVLAVVLFLVLRPRTGTPYAPGSRRWVPPTFIAVGLFGVAWLIVYYVAGTAVPFMSALGNWNILIGMAGMAAAFIIATLWK; encoded by the coding sequence CTGGTGGTGCTGGCAGTCGTCCTGTTCCTGGTGCTGCGTCCGCGCACCGGCACCCCGTACGCACCGGGCAGCCGCCGCTGGGTGCCACCGACCTTCATCGCCGTCGGCTTGTTCGGCGTCGCCTGGCTGATCGTCTACTACGTGGCCGGCACGGCGGTCCCGTTCATGAGCGCGCTCGGCAACTGGAACATCCTGATCGGCATGGCCGGGATGGCTGCCGCCTTCATCATCGCCACCCTCTGGAAGTAG
- a CDS encoding thiolase family protein — protein MRTAVIVDVLRTPTGKGKPGGALSDIHPADLLARVIRGLVERTGIDPELIEDVLCGCVSQGGEQAMNIGRTAALAAGLPESVPGTTIDRQCGSSQQAAHFAAQGVIAGAYDVVLACGVESMSRVPMFSTFAGKNPYEPLQSRYPDGLVQQGISAELISAHWKLDRPTLDAFAAESHRRAAQATQDGTFADEIIAIDDHETDETIRPGTTAEGLAQLKPAFYDPAIGERFDEIDWTITAGNSSPLTDGAAAVLIMSEERAAQLGLTPRARFVSFAVTGSDPLLMLTGIIPATRKLLERSGLSIDDLDAYEVNEAFAPVPLAWQREFNADPQKLNPRGGAIALGHPLGATGAKLLTSLVSYLDRTGGRYGLQTMCEGGGMANAMIIERLD, from the coding sequence ATGCGAACCGCGGTCATCGTCGACGTCCTGCGCACTCCGACCGGCAAGGGGAAACCGGGCGGTGCGCTGTCCGACATCCACCCCGCCGACCTGTTGGCCCGGGTGATCCGCGGCCTGGTCGAGCGCACCGGAATCGACCCGGAACTGATCGAGGACGTGCTCTGCGGCTGCGTCAGCCAGGGCGGCGAACAGGCGATGAACATCGGACGCACCGCGGCGTTAGCAGCCGGGCTTCCCGAATCGGTACCGGGCACCACGATCGACCGGCAGTGTGGATCCAGCCAACAGGCCGCTCACTTCGCCGCCCAGGGTGTGATCGCCGGGGCGTACGACGTGGTGCTTGCCTGCGGCGTCGAGTCGATGAGCCGGGTGCCGATGTTCTCCACCTTTGCCGGCAAGAACCCGTACGAACCGCTGCAGTCCCGCTACCCGGACGGGCTGGTGCAGCAAGGAATCAGCGCGGAGCTGATCAGTGCGCACTGGAAACTCGATCGGCCGACCCTGGACGCGTTCGCCGCCGAATCTCATCGCCGCGCCGCGCAGGCGACGCAGGACGGCACCTTCGCCGACGAGATCATCGCCATTGATGATCATGAAACCGATGAGACCATCCGGCCCGGCACCACCGCCGAGGGGCTCGCCCAGCTGAAGCCTGCCTTCTACGATCCGGCGATCGGTGAACGGTTCGACGAGATCGACTGGACGATCACCGCCGGCAACTCCTCCCCGCTGACCGACGGCGCCGCCGCCGTGTTGATCATGAGCGAGGAACGCGCTGCCCAGCTCGGGCTGACCCCGCGTGCGCGATTCGTGTCCTTCGCCGTCACCGGCAGCGACCCGTTGTTGATGTTGACCGGCATCATCCCGGCGACCCGAAAACTGTTGGAGCGTTCGGGTTTGAGCATTGATGATCTTGACGCGTACGAGGTCAACGAGGCGTTCGCACCGGTCCCGTTGGCCTGGCAGCGCGAATTCAACGCCGACCCGCAGAAGCTGAATCCGCGCGGCGGCGCGATCGCACTCGGCCATCCACTCGGCGCCACCGGAGCCAAGCTGCTGACCAGCCTGGTCAGCTACCTTGATCGGACCGGTGGCCGCTACGGCCTGCAGACCATGTGCGAGGGCGGCGGAATGGCCAACGCCATGATCATCGAGCGCCTCGACTGA
- a CDS encoding PP2C family protein-serine/threonine phosphatase: MTERSSGAQPLAWEYLAHSEIGLVRKNNQDSGLVSARLLMVADGMGGAAAGDLASAVAVECVAASEREALAEADSAAAGAQSEQATDPAVEAGDGPDRLGRLSAAISAANTRIADLVATDYALEGMGTTVTAAVLDGSSVGVAHIGDSRGYLFHHGELSRLTHDHSWVQSLIDDGKINEEEAATHPHRSLLLKVLNGQPANEPDLSTVPVQPGDRLLLCSDGLCGFVEDDLIAEALAGTSRDEAMDRLVAAAHRAGGLDNITIIIADVIEALGDDAEATAIHPRIELDQSDVDQSDSDQADVDQSGGTTHRVAGPIDALQIIGAAAERDIPAYESEIRERVAQRSVDAGDDGDDDDDYDDDEGYDGDDEDRYDPQPPSKRRWRRPLILTLAVILIIAAAAAAGLGWIRTQYYVGAITSNVAIYQGLNESVLGVQLSRVYEVQDLPLDDLPPYYQDMVRQTIDTGTLDSARATVQQLQDTADRCAASQTTPGSSTSPSTKSSPTSSKSPSGKETSSKPKPGGKTSSPSESATTKTSSAPKTSSAPASPSSTSSSTTQGQLPGGDKC; encoded by the coding sequence ATGACGGAGCGCAGCTCAGGGGCCCAGCCCCTGGCGTGGGAGTATCTCGCGCACTCCGAGATCGGCCTGGTCCGCAAGAACAATCAGGACTCCGGCCTGGTCTCGGCTCGGTTGTTGATGGTCGCCGACGGGATGGGCGGCGCCGCCGCCGGTGATCTTGCGTCGGCGGTTGCGGTCGAGTGTGTCGCCGCCTCCGAGCGAGAGGCTCTCGCCGAGGCCGACTCCGCAGCTGCCGGCGCTCAGTCCGAGCAGGCGACCGATCCAGCCGTCGAAGCCGGCGACGGACCGGACCGGCTGGGCCGGCTGTCGGCGGCGATCTCGGCCGCCAACACCCGGATCGCCGATCTGGTGGCCACCGACTACGCCCTGGAGGGCATGGGCACCACGGTCACCGCTGCGGTGCTCGACGGCAGCAGTGTCGGCGTCGCGCACATCGGCGACAGCCGCGGATATCTCTTCCACCACGGCGAATTGAGCCGGTTGACCCATGATCACTCCTGGGTCCAGTCACTGATCGACGACGGCAAGATCAACGAGGAGGAGGCTGCCACCCATCCGCATCGTTCGCTGCTGCTGAAGGTGCTGAACGGGCAGCCGGCCAACGAACCCGACCTCAGTACGGTGCCGGTGCAGCCCGGCGATCGGCTGCTGCTGTGCAGCGACGGACTGTGCGGATTCGTCGAGGACGACCTGATCGCCGAAGCGTTGGCCGGCACCAGCCGGGATGAGGCGATGGACCGGCTGGTCGCGGCCGCGCACCGAGCCGGCGGCCTGGACAACATCACGATCATCATCGCCGACGTGATCGAGGCCCTCGGCGATGATGCGGAAGCCACCGCGATCCACCCGCGGATCGAACTTGATCAGTCCGATGTTGATCAGTCCGATTCTGATCAGGCCGATGTTGATCAGTCAGGGGGCACCACCCATCGGGTCGCCGGACCGATCGACGCGTTGCAGATCATCGGCGCGGCCGCCGAACGCGACATCCCTGCCTACGAAAGCGAAATCCGCGAACGGGTAGCCCAGCGTTCGGTCGACGCCGGCGACGACGGTGATGATGACGACGATTACGACGACGACGAGGGCTACGACGGCGACGACGAGGACCGCTACGACCCGCAGCCGCCGAGCAAGCGCCGCTGGCGTCGTCCGCTGATTCTCACCCTGGCAGTGATCTTGATCATCGCCGCCGCAGCCGCGGCAGGGTTGGGCTGGATCCGAACCCAGTACTACGTCGGCGCGATCACCAGCAACGTGGCGATCTATCAAGGCCTGAACGAATCCGTGCTCGGCGTCCAGCTGTCGCGGGTGTACGAGGTGCAGGACCTTCCCCTGGACGATCTGCCGCCGTACTACCAGGACATGGTCCGCCAGACCATCGACACCGGCACGCTGGACTCGGCCCGGGCGACCGTGCAGCAACTGCAGGACACCGCGGATCGCTGCGCCGCGAGTCAGACCACGCCGGGCAGCTCGACCAGTCCGAGCACGAAGTCCAGTCCGACCTCGTCGAAATCCCCGTCCGGCAAGGAAACGTCGAGCAAACCGAAACCCGGCGGGAAGACGTCCTCCCCGAGCGAGTCGGCGACCACCAAGACGTCGTCGGCGCCGAAGACCAGCTCGGCTCCCGCGTCGCCGAGCAGCACATCGAGTTCGACCACACAGGGGCAGTTGCCCGGCGGGGACAAGTGTTGA
- a CDS encoding DUF881 domain-containing protein, translating to MAERPIGERVRRALVRARVRQRLRNRRRLAGRVLTGVVCLAAGLMITISAVNARGIDLRPARNTDLISLVRSESRRNADLADQAATLRSEVDQLAANGSRTEQDSELNARSLAAGLRPVTGPSLTVTLDDAPADVVANGIDQDLLVVHQQDIQSIVNLLWAGGAEAMTIQGQRVISTTGIKCVGNTVVLHGVPYAPPYRISAIGNQAQLRRTLDNSEFVRIYQQYVDRFRLGYQVDTKAHDRFPAYRGSLDLKYAQVPSTSPSPHR from the coding sequence GTGGCTGAACGTCCGATCGGCGAGCGGGTCCGGCGCGCGCTGGTCCGTGCGCGGGTTCGGCAGCGGCTGCGCAATCGGCGCCGACTGGCCGGCCGGGTGCTGACCGGGGTGGTGTGTCTGGCGGCCGGTCTGATGATCACCATCAGCGCCGTCAACGCCCGCGGCATCGACCTGCGCCCGGCCCGCAACACCGACCTGATCAGCCTGGTTCGTTCTGAATCCCGGCGCAACGCCGATCTCGCCGACCAGGCGGCGACGCTGCGCAGTGAGGTCGACCAGCTCGCGGCCAACGGCAGCCGGACCGAGCAGGATTCCGAGCTGAACGCCCGCTCGCTGGCGGCCGGGCTGCGGCCGGTCACCGGGCCGTCGCTGACGGTGACGCTCGATGATGCGCCGGCCGATGTGGTCGCGAACGGCATCGATCAGGACCTGTTGGTGGTCCATCAGCAGGACATCCAGTCGATCGTCAACCTGCTCTGGGCCGGCGGCGCGGAGGCGATGACGATCCAGGGGCAGCGGGTGATCTCCACCACCGGCATCAAGTGCGTCGGCAACACGGTCGTCCTGCACGGCGTCCCGTACGCACCGCCGTACCGGATCAGCGCGATCGGCAACCAGGCCCAGCTGCGGCGGACCCTGGACAACTCCGAGTTCGTCCGGATCTACCAGCAGTACGTGGACCGGTTCCGGCTGGGCTACCAGGTCGACACCAAGGCGCATGATCGCTTCCCCGCCTACCGCGGTTCACTGGACCTGAAATACGCCCAGGTGCCGTCCACCTCACCCTCCCCACACCGCTGA
- a CDS encoding TetR/AcrR family transcriptional regulator, protein MPEDAGQEEYSDAYRIRNPIRLVSMLAADRGGPSDKHFGGARVNAGRSVDRDRPVLGDLTLLQSPPPERSDAARNRQRILQAARELIDERGPQELTMNEVAAHAGVGVGTVYRRFGDQAGLVDALMDEHERELQEQMISGPPPLGPGAEPVERIKAFLHAFVDLLELYAPVMATVRDDPRTRGGGAYNAHHQHLAILIRQVRPGLDATYLAGALLTNLEARRFLAQRNDLGYGVDQIKAGLDQLVTGLG, encoded by the coding sequence GTGCCGGAGGATGCCGGGCAGGAGGAGTATTCCGACGCGTACCGAATCCGGAATCCGATCCGGTTAGTCTCGATGCTGGCCGCCGATCGCGGCGGTCCGTCGGACAAGCACTTCGGGGGTGCCAGGGTGAACGCTGGGCGGTCGGTCGACCGGGATCGGCCCGTACTCGGTGATCTGACGCTGCTGCAGTCGCCTCCGCCGGAGCGTTCGGACGCGGCCCGTAACCGGCAGCGGATCCTGCAGGCTGCCCGGGAGCTGATCGACGAGCGCGGTCCGCAGGAACTGACCATGAACGAGGTCGCAGCGCACGCCGGCGTCGGGGTCGGCACGGTGTATCGCCGGTTCGGCGATCAGGCCGGTCTGGTGGACGCGTTGATGGATGAGCACGAGCGGGAACTGCAGGAGCAGATGATTTCCGGGCCGCCTCCGCTCGGGCCGGGTGCGGAGCCGGTGGAGCGAATCAAGGCGTTCCTGCACGCCTTCGTCGATCTGCTGGAGTTGTACGCACCGGTGATGGCCACGGTGCGTGACGATCCGCGAACCCGGGGCGGCGGGGCGTACAACGCTCATCATCAGCATCTGGCGATCTTGATCCGGCAGGTCCGGCCGGGCCTCGACGCGACCTATCTCGCCGGCGCCTTGCTGACCAATCTGGAGGCGCGGCGCTTCCTGGCGCAGCGCAACGACCTCGGCTACGGAGTCGATCAGATCAAGGCAGGGCTCGATCAGCTGGTCACCGGCCTGGGGTAG
- a CDS encoding aminodeoxychorismate/anthranilate synthase component II codes for MPDINQPSFATGPGLRILVVDNYDSFVFNLAHYLAQVGAVVDVWRNDDERFRQPGYADDYAGILLSPGPGTPEHAGVCIDLIKEQAGQRPIFGVCLGLQAIGVAYGGFVGRSPELLHGKTSLVQHAGVGVFAGLPSPFTATRYHSLAIQPDSVPAALEVTAQTDSGVIMGVRHRELPVEAVQFHPESVLTEHGYQLLANWLRICGDEDAPERAAGLAPLMSAK; via the coding sequence GTGCCAGACATCAATCAGCCGAGCTTCGCAACCGGACCGGGCCTGCGAATCCTCGTCGTGGACAACTACGACTCCTTCGTCTTCAACCTGGCGCACTACCTGGCCCAGGTCGGCGCGGTGGTCGACGTCTGGCGCAACGACGACGAACGCTTCCGGCAACCCGGCTACGCCGACGACTACGCCGGGATCCTGCTCTCGCCCGGGCCCGGTACGCCCGAGCACGCCGGCGTCTGCATCGACCTGATCAAGGAACAGGCCGGGCAGCGGCCGATCTTCGGAGTCTGCCTGGGGCTGCAGGCGATCGGCGTCGCGTACGGAGGTTTCGTCGGCCGGTCGCCGGAGCTGTTGCACGGCAAGACCTCGCTGGTGCAGCACGCAGGTGTCGGTGTCTTCGCCGGACTGCCGAGCCCGTTCACCGCGACCCGGTATCACTCGCTGGCGATTCAGCCCGACAGTGTGCCGGCCGCGCTCGAGGTGACTGCGCAGACCGACAGCGGCGTGATCATGGGCGTACGGCACCGGGAGCTGCCGGTCGAGGCGGTCCAGTTCCACCCCGAATCGGTGCTCACCGAACACGGCTATCAGCTGCTGGCCAACTGGCTGCGGATCTGCGGCGACGAGGACGCCCCGGAACGCGCCGCCGGCCTCGCCCCGCTGATGTCCGCTAAGTAG
- a CDS encoding sugar phosphate isomerase/epimerase family protein: MAKIGVQAMMLKQQVADRGAYDVWAQLSRIGFSVVEVSQIALTPQTRDEIARANDELGMSVAAISAGMGETGGGGNDSLRESFDKIVADCHALGSSRVRIGMLPTLALKSKESLVSFAHDAGEMARRLADHGIILSYHNHHIEFARMDGEHILDIIRTEAPDLRFELDVHWIQRGGMDPVTVLKAFAGDVDLVHLKDFRIALPPAEAFAALESGDHKTWSEHWSKIVQFAEVGQGNLDFSGVIEAGIDGGAEYLLIEQDDQYGRDIFDCLAESREHLIKIGYADLL, encoded by the coding sequence GTGGCCAAGATCGGCGTACAGGCAATGATGCTGAAGCAGCAGGTGGCCGATCGCGGCGCCTACGACGTCTGGGCCCAGCTGTCCCGGATCGGCTTCAGCGTGGTCGAGGTGTCCCAGATCGCACTGACCCCCCAGACCCGCGATGAGATCGCGCGGGCCAACGACGAGCTCGGCATGAGCGTGGCCGCGATCTCGGCAGGGATGGGCGAGACCGGCGGTGGCGGCAACGACTCCCTGCGCGAGTCATTCGACAAGATCGTCGCCGATTGCCACGCGCTCGGATCCAGCCGGGTCCGGATCGGCATGCTGCCGACGCTTGCCCTGAAGTCCAAGGAGTCGCTGGTCTCCTTCGCCCACGACGCGGGTGAGATGGCGCGTCGGCTGGCCGACCACGGCATCATCCTGAGCTACCACAACCATCACATTGAGTTCGCCCGGATGGACGGCGAGCACATCCTGGACATCATTCGCACCGAAGCTCCGGATCTGCGTTTCGAGCTCGACGTGCACTGGATCCAACGCGGCGGGATGGACCCGGTCACCGTGCTGAAGGCGTTCGCCGGCGATGTTGATCTTGTTCACCTGAAGGACTTCCGGATCGCGCTGCCGCCGGCCGAGGCGTTCGCCGCGCTCGAGTCCGGCGATCACAAGACGTGGTCGGAGCACTGGTCCAAGATCGTTCAGTTCGCCGAGGTCGGCCAGGGCAACCTCGACTTCTCCGGCGTGATCGAGGCCGGCATCGACGGCGGGGCGGAATACCTGCTGATCGAGCAGGACGATCAGTACGGCCGCGACATCTTCGACTGCCTCGCCGAGTCCCGCGAGCACCTGATCAAGATCGGCTACGCCGACCTGCTCTGA
- the pknB gene encoding Stk1 family PASTA domain-containing Ser/Thr kinase: MTQPETPAHRVVGGRYELGELLGRGGMAEVRRAVDNRLGRPVAVKELRTDLATDPTFQARFRREAQSAAGLNHPNIVAVYDTGEETDSATGVQIPYIVMELVEGPTLRDILREGRKILPERALELTVGVLDALTYSHRAGIVHRDIKPANVMLTQSGNVKVMDFGIARAVADTSATMTQTAAVIGTAQYLSPEQARGETVDARSDLYSAGCLMYELLLGRPPFTGESPVSVAYQHVREAPVPPSQLDPSISPEIDAIALKALAKEPDDRYQSAREMKSDINRVLAGEQATVALAPVGAAAVAAEDADATRVVPATLPGSGPEDLDEEDEEPKKKRTGLVVGLIIAIVVVLAALGAGGWYWWNSQHPQAAPPPPKVAVPSVKGMDRTRAESEIESKGLKASISNVNGADDATVNTAVEQSPAAQTKVDPGSTVKVKINVGPKTATLPDDLVSMSAKKATAALEDAGFSADNIKKVKATQPEPLDAKKNEVLAVDPDEGATVPVDTEVTLTVATGESQVPRLTGKLEDVAARDAEDAGFKTKTKLVQDENNPVGSVVAQSIDAGELAPRGTTITISVVDERPTPPPTSSSPTNTATAKSTPSDSGSPSPSDTTSPSKGG, encoded by the coding sequence ATGACACAGCCCGAGACACCGGCGCACCGAGTCGTGGGTGGCCGATACGAGCTGGGGGAACTCCTCGGTCGTGGCGGCATGGCGGAGGTACGCCGTGCCGTCGACAACCGTCTCGGCCGCCCGGTGGCGGTCAAGGAACTCCGCACCGACCTGGCCACCGACCCGACCTTCCAGGCACGGTTCCGGCGGGAGGCACAATCGGCCGCCGGCCTGAATCATCCCAACATCGTCGCCGTCTACGACACCGGCGAGGAGACCGATTCCGCCACCGGCGTGCAGATCCCGTACATCGTGATGGAGCTGGTCGAGGGTCCGACGCTGCGCGACATCCTGCGTGAGGGCCGCAAGATCCTGCCCGAACGCGCGCTGGAACTGACCGTCGGCGTGCTGGATGCGCTGACCTACAGCCATCGCGCCGGGATCGTGCACCGCGACATCAAGCCGGCCAACGTGATGCTGACCCAATCCGGCAACGTCAAGGTGATGGACTTCGGCATCGCTCGCGCGGTCGCCGACACCTCGGCCACCATGACCCAGACCGCCGCGGTGATCGGCACCGCGCAGTACCTGTCGCCGGAGCAGGCTCGCGGCGAGACGGTCGACGCCCGCAGCGACCTCTACTCCGCCGGCTGTCTGATGTACGAGTTGCTGCTCGGCCGGCCGCCGTTCACCGGCGAGTCGCCGGTCAGCGTTGCCTATCAGCACGTCCGCGAGGCGCCGGTCCCACCGAGCCAGCTGGATCCCTCGATCAGCCCGGAGATCGACGCGATCGCGCTGAAGGCGCTGGCCAAGGAGCCCGACGACCGCTATCAGTCGGCCCGGGAGATGAAGTCCGACATCAACCGCGTCCTCGCCGGTGAGCAGGCCACGGTCGCGCTGGCACCGGTCGGTGCAGCGGCGGTGGCCGCAGAGGATGCGGATGCGACCCGGGTGGTGCCGGCCACACTGCCCGGCTCCGGTCCGGAGGATCTGGACGAGGAGGACGAGGAGCCGAAGAAGAAGCGCACCGGTCTGGTCGTCGGCCTGATCATCGCGATCGTGGTGGTGCTGGCCGCGCTCGGTGCCGGCGGCTGGTACTGGTGGAACAGCCAGCATCCGCAGGCCGCACCGCCGCCGCCGAAGGTGGCCGTCCCGTCGGTCAAGGGGATGGATCGCACCCGGGCCGAGTCCGAGATCGAGTCCAAGGGTCTGAAGGCCAGCATCAGCAACGTGAACGGCGCCGACGACGCGACCGTGAACACCGCAGTCGAGCAGTCCCCGGCGGCGCAGACCAAGGTGGACCCGGGTTCGACGGTGAAAGTCAAGATCAACGTCGGGCCGAAGACGGCGACCCTGCCGGACGATCTGGTCAGCATGTCGGCGAAGAAGGCGACCGCCGCACTGGAGGACGCCGGCTTCTCCGCCGACAACATCAAGAAGGTGAAGGCTACCCAGCCCGAACCGCTGGACGCGAAGAAGAACGAGGTGCTCGCGGTCGATCCGGACGAGGGCGCAACAGTGCCGGTCGACACCGAGGTCACGCTCACCGTCGCGACCGGTGAGTCCCAGGTGCCGCGGCTGACCGGCAAACTGGAGGACGTGGCCGCTCGGGACGCCGAGGACGCCGGCTTCAAGACCAAGACCAAGCTGGTCCAGGACGAGAACAACCCGGTCGGTTCGGTGGTTGCGCAGAGCATCGACGCCGGCGAACTGGCTCCGCGCGGCACCACGATCACGATCAGCGTGGTGGACGAGCGTCCGACCCCGCCACCGACCTCTTCATCGCCGACCAACACGGCCACCGCGAAGAGCACACCCTCGGATTCCGGTTCGCCGAGCCCGTCCGACACCACCAGCCCCAGTAAGGGCGGGTAG